From a region of the Ovis aries strain OAR_USU_Benz2616 breed Rambouillet chromosome 2, ARS-UI_Ramb_v3.0, whole genome shotgun sequence genome:
- the LOC105611721 gene encoding olfactory receptor 13C7-like has protein sequence MVKLSSRGRADTPQVTHPRCLAPRPTGAFIQHLHGADGKRGRMRWMESEMNGANQTIVTEFVLLGLHNHHNLEMVLFVLCLGIYSVNVLGNTLLIGLNMLDPCLHTPMYFFLSNLALMDICGTSSFVPLMLVNFLETQSTISFPGCALQMYLTLALGSTECVLLAMMACDRYVAICQPLRYSELMNRQTCVWMAALSWGAAFANSLLQSILTWSLPFCGHNIINHFFCEILAVLKLACGDISLNALLIMVASAVLTLAPLLLIFLSYVFILTAILRVPSAASRHKAFSTCSAHLTVVVIFYGTISFMYFKPKAEDLYLDKLLALFYGVVTPSLNPIIYSLRNAEVKAAAIALLRGDLLSRKMARFPVVL, from the coding sequence ATGGTGAAACTGAGCTCCAGAGGCAGGGCTGACACACCCCAGGTAACACATCCACGTTGCTTGGCTCCCAGGCCCACTGGTGCTTTCATCCAACACCTTCATGGTGCAGATGGGAAAAGAGggagaatgagatggatggagAGTGAGATGAATGGGGCAAACCAGACGATCGTGACAGAGTTTGTCCTGCTGGGGCTACACAACCACCACAACCTAGAGATGGTGCTGTTTGTGCTCTGCCTGGGCATCTACTCTGTGAATGTGCTGGGGAACACCCTTCTCATTGGGCTGAACATGCTGGACCCCTGCctgcacacccccatgtacttcttcctcagcAACCTCGCCCTCATGGACATCTGCGGCACATCCTCCTTCGTGCCTCTCATGCTGGTCAACTTCCTGGAAACCCAAAGCACCATCTCCTTCCCTGGCTGTGCCCTGCAGATGTACCTGACCCTGGCGCTGGGCTCCACGGAGTGTGTGCTCTTGGCCATGATGGCATGTGACCGGTACGTGGCCATCTGCCAGCCGCTTCGCTATTCAGAGCTCATGAACCGGCAGACATGCGTGTGGATGGCAGCACTGAGCTGGGGGGCAGCCTTTGCCAACTCCCTTCTCCAATCCATTCTCACCTGGAGCCTCCCCTTCTGTGGCCACAATATCATCAACCACTTCTTCTGTGAGATCTTGGCGGTGCTAAAACTAGCCTGTGGGGACATCTCTCTCAATGCACTGCTAATAATGGTGGCTTCAGCTGTCCTGACGCTGGCCCCACTGCTGCTCATCTTCCTGTCCTACGTGTTCATCCTCACTGCCATCCTGAGGGTGCCCTCTGCTGCCAGCCGGCACAAAGCCTTCTCTACCTGCTCTGCCCACCTCACAGTGGTGGTGATTTTCTATGGGACCATCTCCTTCATGTACTTCAAGCCCAAGGCCGAGGACCTCTACTTGGACAAGCTTCTTGCATTGTTCTATGGGGTCGTGACCCCCTCGCTGAACCCCATCATCTACAGCCTGAGGAATGCAGAGGTGAAAGCTGCTGCCATAGCTCTGCTGAGGGGAGATCTCCTCTCCAGGAAGATGGCCCGCTTTCCTGTTGTTCTCTAA